Proteins from one Homalodisca vitripennis isolate AUS2020 chromosome 3, UT_GWSS_2.1, whole genome shotgun sequence genomic window:
- the LOC124358609 gene encoding probable cytochrome P450 6a14 — translation MDWYICILYSLLLSLSLFFLLYRNMTSSYSYWKIRGVPHSKPSFPFGNLGDILKGKISLADFLNLQYKMFENERFFGIFHFNTPVLVLKDSSLIENVLMKDFASFCDKVKNSPPKSDIFAFHLGNIKGHKWRSLRQKLNGAFSNNKLKCMTQQILDCGDSLVQQLKPYAETKGITQVDCIGFIYSQKVLGTCVFGIEPDGATIESFVKHAKQYLFGMRVVNMINLWHVYVPRFARILYFVPQIAKVVDYFKNFTLAIIQVRQSTTAKRNDFLQILLDLNDEEVDVGVTQQQSKDILENLSSNVSKKEQFQKRDSIKEKPFLSNCDITSQMFNFMSLGLDSIAISIGFLLYDLASNPEEQLKVQQEIDDVINTFGELNYEALHQLEYLDCVIQESTRLRTTFPFTMRVCQASYRIPNSDLVLEKGTMVLIPIYSIHMDPNNYPDPEIFNPNRFKDNHFKSCPKYLPFGAGPRICIAFKLAVLQIKVAIAKLMLNYSVSLNSKTELPVRFAPRFTTKSLNGVWVDFESRKG, via the exons ATGGATTGGTACATCTGTATACTTTATTCTCTCCTACTTTCTCTTTCACTGTTTTTCCTCCTTTATCGGAACATGACTTCTTCCTACAGCTACTGGAAGATCAGAGGCGTTCCTCACAGTAAACCATCTTTTCCTTTTGGAAATCTTGGAGATATCCTCAAAGGAAAGATATCTCTTGCAGACTTCCTGAACCTCCAATATAAGATGTTTGAAAATGAACGGTTCTTTGGAATATTTCATTTCAACACACCGGTTTTGGTACTGAAGGACTCGTCTCTTATAGAGAATGTTTTAATGAAGGATTTCGCTTCCTTCTGTGACAAAGTGAAAAACTCCCCACCAAAAAGCGATATATTTGCATTTCACTTGGGTAACATTAAAGGTCACAAATGGAGATCACTACGCCAAAAGCTGAACGGAGCGTTCTCCAACAACAAACTGAAATGCATGACTCAACAGATACTAGACTGTGGGGACTCTCTTGTGCAACAGTTAAAACCATACGCAGAGACAAAAGGAATAACTCAAGTTGATTGTATAGGGTTTATCTATTCACAGAAAGTCTTGGGGACTTGTGTATTCGGAATTGAACCAGATGGAGCAACTATTGAGTCGTTCGTAAAACACGCGAAACAGTATTTGTTCGGAATGAGGGTGGTGAACATGATAAACTTGTGGCATGTATACGTTCCCAGATTTGCAAGAATTCTGTACTTTGTACCTCAGATCGCTAAAGTTGTTGATTacttcaaaaactttactttagCAATAATTCAAGTCAGGCAAAGTACAACTGCCAAGAGAAAtgactttttacaaatattactcgATCTAAATGATGAGGAAGTAGATGTTGGTGTAACCCAACAACAATCCAAAGATATACTCGAAAACCTCTCAAGCAATGTCTCGAAGAAAGAACAATTCCAGAAAAGAGATTCCATAAAGGAAAAGCCAT TTCTCTCAAATTGTGACATCACGTCCCAGATGTTCAACTTCATGAGCCTGGGTCTAGACTCAATCGCTATTTCGATCGGCTTCCTCTTGTATGACTTGGCATCTAATCCTGAGGAGCAACTGAAGGTTCAACAAGAAATAGACGATGTTATCAACACATTCGGGGAACTCAACTATGAAGCACTCCACCAGCTGGAATATCTTGATTGTGTTATCCAag aaagCACAAGATTAAGGACTACTTTTCCCTTCACAATGAGAGTCTGCCAGGCTTCCTACAGGATACCGAATTCGGATCTGGTATTGGAGAAAGGAACCATGGTCCTTATCCCCATCTATTCCATCCATATGGACCCTAACAACTACCCCGACCCTGAAATCTTCAATCCAAATAGGTTCAAAGACAACCACTTTAAATCCTGCCCTAAATATCTGCCATTTGGAGCAGGACCCAGGATCTGTATAG CATTCAAGCTGGCTGTGCTGCAAATAAAGGTGGCGATTGCTAAACTGATGTTGAACTACTCCGTGAGCCTCAACAGCAAGACAGAGTTACCAGTCCGGTTTGCACCTCGATTCACGACAAAATCTCTCAATGGTGTATGGGTGGATTTTGAATCAAGGAAAGGATAA